Proteins encoded by one window of Arachis ipaensis cultivar K30076 chromosome B04, Araip1.1, whole genome shotgun sequence:
- the LOC107639615 gene encoding PAN domain-containing protein At5g03700 isoform X3 produces MPNFSFFTSCNQFWPKPNQTHLPNHPINIPKTSKSNLERLLLLLMNLLFFVVFLFFTYGFSSEPGVGIGYQLMVAVPVIYDSDFKGRGFLVETNHTTTKPNFRVALSIDPFNGRYTCSLQVFLGDVKVWDSGHYSRFFTTEKCLLDITMDGDLMLKGPKEHVGWKTGTSGQGVKQRLEIQKTGNLVLVDAMNNIKWQSFNFPTDVMLEGQVLDVATRLTSFQSNSSLFYSFEIEENRVALYLNSGLALFNVKYKKIAEIQSNRIHPLSFLALKNDTGNFGLYYYSPEKANFQASFQALNSTCDLPIACRPYGICTFSNSCSCIQILSKDDSEISSDCSSAVSGSFCDGKQAEIIELDNVSSVLKGVPKMVKISKEECGNLCLEDCKCASALYFRNASTNVEECYIYRLVLGLKQVDKGTGFSYMVKVPKGSGRNHEKHNNNNVKRWVLILVGVVDGVIILVIVGGFGYWLVKRRTHTIHSQATAS; encoded by the exons ATGCCTAacttttccttcttcactagTTGTAATCAATTCTGGCCTAAACCAAACCAAACCCACCTTCCAAATCATCCAATAAACATTCCCAAAACATCAAAATCCAATCTTGAAAGGCTCCTCCTCCTACTCATGAATCTTCTCTTCTTTGTTGTTTTCCTCTTCTTCACTTATGGATTTTCTTCTGAGCCTGGGGTTGGTATTGGCTACCAACTAATGGTAGCAGTTCCTGTGATTTATGACAGTGATTTCAAAGGGAGAGGTTTTCTTGTGGAGACTAATCACACAACAACAAAACCAAACTTCAGAGTTGCATTGAGCATTGATCCATTTAATGGTAGATACACATGCTCATTGCAGGTTTTCCTTGGTGATGTTAAGGTTTGGGATTCCGGACACTACTCAAGGTTCTTTACCACTGAGAAATGCTTGCTGGACATAACTATGGATGGTGATTTGATGCTCAAAGGTCCAAAAGAACATGTTGGGTGGAAAACTGGTACTTCTGGACAAGGTGTGAAG CAGAGGTTGGAGATACAGAAAACAGGTAATCTAGTGCTTGTGGATGCAATGAACAATATCAAATGGCAGAGTTTCAATTTTCCTACTGATGTTATGCTTGAAGGCCAGGTACTTGATGTCGCGACTCGCTTGACATCTTTCCAAAGCAACTCAAGCCTGTTCTACTCTTTCGAAATTGAGGAAAACAGGGTTGCCCTGTACTTAAATTCCG GGTTGGCATTGTTCAATGTCAAATACAAGAAAATTGCAGAAATCCAATCGAATCGTATTCATCCGTTAAGTTTCTTAGCACTCAAGAATGATACAGGAAACTTCGGCCTATATTACTATTCGCCGGAGAAAGCAAATTTTCAGGCCTCTTTTCAAGCACTCAACAGCACATGTGATCTTCCTATAGCTTGCAGGCCTTATGGAATTTGCACATTCTCCAATTCCTGCTCATGTATTCAGATTCTCTCGAAGGACGACAGCGAAATCAGTTCGGACTGCAGCAGTGCTGTTTCCGGCAGTTTTTGTGACGGAAAACAAGCCGAAATCATAGAGCTAGACAATGTGAGTAGTGTGCTAAAGGGTGTTCCTAAAATGGTCAAAATAAGCAAAGAAGAATGTGGAAATTTGTGCTTAGAGGATTGTAAATGTGCTTCAGCCTTGTATTTTAGGAATGCAAGCACAAATGTGGAAGAATGCTATATTTACAGATTAGTCCTTGGACTTAAACAGGTAGATAAAGGCACAGGGTTTAGTTATATGGTTAAGGTTCCAAAGGGAAGTGGTAGAAATCATGAGaagcataataataataatgtgaaAAGATGGGTTTTGATTTTGGTAGGAGTGGTTGATGGAGTTATTATTTTGGTTATTGTTGGAGGGTTTGGATACTGGTTGGTCAAAAGGAGAACTCATACCATTCATTCTCAGGCCACTGCTTCATGA
- the LOC107639615 gene encoding PAN domain-containing protein At5g03700 isoform X1, with amino-acid sequence MPNFSFFTSCNQFWPKPNQTHLPNHPINIPKTSKSNLERLLLLLMNLLFFVVFLFFTYGFSSEPGVGIGYQLMVAVPVIYDSDFKGRGFLVETNHTTTKPNFRVALSIDPFNGRYTCSLQVFLGDVKVWDSGHYSRFFTTEKCLLDITMDGDLMLKGPKEHVGWKTGTSGQGVKQRLEIQKTGNLVLVDAMNNIKWQSFNFPTDVMLEGQVLDVATRLTSFQSNSSLFYSFEIEENRVALYLNSGNLRYSYWHFQPSMNRSISYVKLISTGLALFNVKYKKIAEIQSNRIHPLSFLALKNDTGNFGLYYYSPEKANFQASFQALNSTCDLPIACRPYGICTFSNSCSCIQILSKDDSEISSDCSSAVSGSFCDGKQAEIIELDNVSSVLKGVPKMVKISKEECGNLCLEDCKCASALYFRNASTNVEECYIYRLVLGLKQVDKGTGFSYMVKVPKGSGRNHEKHNNNNVKRWVLILVGVVDGVIILVIVGGFGYWLVKRRTHTIHSQATAS; translated from the exons ATGCCTAacttttccttcttcactagTTGTAATCAATTCTGGCCTAAACCAAACCAAACCCACCTTCCAAATCATCCAATAAACATTCCCAAAACATCAAAATCCAATCTTGAAAGGCTCCTCCTCCTACTCATGAATCTTCTCTTCTTTGTTGTTTTCCTCTTCTTCACTTATGGATTTTCTTCTGAGCCTGGGGTTGGTATTGGCTACCAACTAATGGTAGCAGTTCCTGTGATTTATGACAGTGATTTCAAAGGGAGAGGTTTTCTTGTGGAGACTAATCACACAACAACAAAACCAAACTTCAGAGTTGCATTGAGCATTGATCCATTTAATGGTAGATACACATGCTCATTGCAGGTTTTCCTTGGTGATGTTAAGGTTTGGGATTCCGGACACTACTCAAGGTTCTTTACCACTGAGAAATGCTTGCTGGACATAACTATGGATGGTGATTTGATGCTCAAAGGTCCAAAAGAACATGTTGGGTGGAAAACTGGTACTTCTGGACAAGGTGTGAAG CAGAGGTTGGAGATACAGAAAACAGGTAATCTAGTGCTTGTGGATGCAATGAACAATATCAAATGGCAGAGTTTCAATTTTCCTACTGATGTTATGCTTGAAGGCCAGGTACTTGATGTCGCGACTCGCTTGACATCTTTCCAAAGCAACTCAAGCCTGTTCTACTCTTTCGAAATTGAGGAAAACAGGGTTGCCCTGTACTTAAATTCCGGTAATTTGAGGTATTCTTATTGGCATTTTCAGCCTTCCATGAACAGAAGTATTTCATATGTTAAGCTGATCTCAACAGGGTTGGCATTGTTCAATGTCAAATACAAGAAAATTGCAGAAATCCAATCGAATCGTATTCATCCGTTAAGTTTCTTAGCACTCAAGAATGATACAGGAAACTTCGGCCTATATTACTATTCGCCGGAGAAAGCAAATTTTCAGGCCTCTTTTCAAGCACTCAACAGCACATGTGATCTTCCTATAGCTTGCAGGCCTTATGGAATTTGCACATTCTCCAATTCCTGCTCATGTATTCAGATTCTCTCGAAGGACGACAGCGAAATCAGTTCGGACTGCAGCAGTGCTGTTTCCGGCAGTTTTTGTGACGGAAAACAAGCCGAAATCATAGAGCTAGACAATGTGAGTAGTGTGCTAAAGGGTGTTCCTAAAATGGTCAAAATAAGCAAAGAAGAATGTGGAAATTTGTGCTTAGAGGATTGTAAATGTGCTTCAGCCTTGTATTTTAGGAATGCAAGCACAAATGTGGAAGAATGCTATATTTACAGATTAGTCCTTGGACTTAAACAGGTAGATAAAGGCACAGGGTTTAGTTATATGGTTAAGGTTCCAAAGGGAAGTGGTAGAAATCATGAGaagcataataataataatgtgaaAAGATGGGTTTTGATTTTGGTAGGAGTGGTTGATGGAGTTATTATTTTGGTTATTGTTGGAGGGTTTGGATACTGGTTGGTCAAAAGGAGAACTCATACCATTCATTCTCAGGCCACTGCTTCATGA
- the LOC107639615 gene encoding G-type lectin S-receptor-like serine/threonine-protein kinase SD2-5 isoform X2, whose protein sequence is MPNFSFFTSCNQFWPKPNQTHLPNHPINIPKTSKSNLERLLLLLMNLLFFVVFLFFTYGFSSEPGVGIGYQLMVAVPVIYDSDFKGRGFLVETNHTTTKPNFRVALSIDPFNGRYTCSLQVFLGDVKVWDSGHYSRFFTTEKCLLDITMDGDLMLKGPKEHVGWKTGTSGQGVKRLEIQKTGNLVLVDAMNNIKWQSFNFPTDVMLEGQVLDVATRLTSFQSNSSLFYSFEIEENRVALYLNSGNLRYSYWHFQPSMNRSISYVKLISTGLALFNVKYKKIAEIQSNRIHPLSFLALKNDTGNFGLYYYSPEKANFQASFQALNSTCDLPIACRPYGICTFSNSCSCIQILSKDDSEISSDCSSAVSGSFCDGKQAEIIELDNVSSVLKGVPKMVKISKEECGNLCLEDCKCASALYFRNASTNVEECYIYRLVLGLKQVDKGTGFSYMVKVPKGSGRNHEKHNNNNVKRWVLILVGVVDGVIILVIVGGFGYWLVKRRTHTIHSQATAS, encoded by the exons ATGCCTAacttttccttcttcactagTTGTAATCAATTCTGGCCTAAACCAAACCAAACCCACCTTCCAAATCATCCAATAAACATTCCCAAAACATCAAAATCCAATCTTGAAAGGCTCCTCCTCCTACTCATGAATCTTCTCTTCTTTGTTGTTTTCCTCTTCTTCACTTATGGATTTTCTTCTGAGCCTGGGGTTGGTATTGGCTACCAACTAATGGTAGCAGTTCCTGTGATTTATGACAGTGATTTCAAAGGGAGAGGTTTTCTTGTGGAGACTAATCACACAACAACAAAACCAAACTTCAGAGTTGCATTGAGCATTGATCCATTTAATGGTAGATACACATGCTCATTGCAGGTTTTCCTTGGTGATGTTAAGGTTTGGGATTCCGGACACTACTCAAGGTTCTTTACCACTGAGAAATGCTTGCTGGACATAACTATGGATGGTGATTTGATGCTCAAAGGTCCAAAAGAACATGTTGGGTGGAAAACTGGTACTTCTGGACAAGGTGTGAAG AGGTTGGAGATACAGAAAACAGGTAATCTAGTGCTTGTGGATGCAATGAACAATATCAAATGGCAGAGTTTCAATTTTCCTACTGATGTTATGCTTGAAGGCCAGGTACTTGATGTCGCGACTCGCTTGACATCTTTCCAAAGCAACTCAAGCCTGTTCTACTCTTTCGAAATTGAGGAAAACAGGGTTGCCCTGTACTTAAATTCCGGTAATTTGAGGTATTCTTATTGGCATTTTCAGCCTTCCATGAACAGAAGTATTTCATATGTTAAGCTGATCTCAACAGGGTTGGCATTGTTCAATGTCAAATACAAGAAAATTGCAGAAATCCAATCGAATCGTATTCATCCGTTAAGTTTCTTAGCACTCAAGAATGATACAGGAAACTTCGGCCTATATTACTATTCGCCGGAGAAAGCAAATTTTCAGGCCTCTTTTCAAGCACTCAACAGCACATGTGATCTTCCTATAGCTTGCAGGCCTTATGGAATTTGCACATTCTCCAATTCCTGCTCATGTATTCAGATTCTCTCGAAGGACGACAGCGAAATCAGTTCGGACTGCAGCAGTGCTGTTTCCGGCAGTTTTTGTGACGGAAAACAAGCCGAAATCATAGAGCTAGACAATGTGAGTAGTGTGCTAAAGGGTGTTCCTAAAATGGTCAAAATAAGCAAAGAAGAATGTGGAAATTTGTGCTTAGAGGATTGTAAATGTGCTTCAGCCTTGTATTTTAGGAATGCAAGCACAAATGTGGAAGAATGCTATATTTACAGATTAGTCCTTGGACTTAAACAGGTAGATAAAGGCACAGGGTTTAGTTATATGGTTAAGGTTCCAAAGGGAAGTGGTAGAAATCATGAGaagcataataataataatgtgaaAAGATGGGTTTTGATTTTGGTAGGAGTGGTTGATGGAGTTATTATTTTGGTTATTGTTGGAGGGTTTGGATACTGGTTGGTCAAAAGGAGAACTCATACCATTCATTCTCAGGCCACTGCTTCATGA